One Polynucleobacter sp. MG-5-Ahmo-C2 genomic window carries:
- a CDS encoding PhoH family protein, translated as MPLPPIPTQIADQVRLSRKDTPDLKKRPAPAKPVVMETSDWINDAEEDLSAAEVALEKIKADRTPTRNENKVTTPAKPKRVVRTGPPSLFVLDTNVLMHDPSSLFRFSEHDLFLPMTTLEELDNHKKGMTEVARNARTVSRSLDQLVAGTSGTLDEGIPLNKLGNQDVSGRLFFQTKLSTQALPEGLPEGKGDNMILAVVSELQKTRNGQEVVLVSKDINMRIKARALGLPAEDYFNDQVLEDRDLMYSGVMALSADFWPKHGKDMESWSDSKSGTMFYRVTGPAVPSMLVNQFVYQENPDGSTPFYAHVREINGKTALLQTLRDFSHQKNNVWGVTARNREQNFAMNLLMNPDVDFVTLLGQAGTGKTLLALAAGLEQVLDSKRYNEIIITRATVPVGEDIGFLPGTEEEKMQPWMGAFDDNLEVLQRNDDAGEWGRAATQELIRSRIKVKSMNFMRGRTFVSKFVIIDEAQNLTPKQMKTLVTRAGPGTKIICLGNIAQIDTPYLTEGSSGLTYVVDRFKGWRHGGHVTLARGERSRLADHAADAL; from the coding sequence ATGCCACTGCCACCCATCCCAACTCAAATTGCTGATCAAGTGAGACTTAGTCGTAAAGACACTCCAGACTTAAAGAAACGTCCTGCGCCAGCAAAACCAGTAGTGATGGAAACCTCAGACTGGATCAATGATGCAGAGGAAGATTTATCTGCAGCAGAAGTCGCTCTCGAGAAAATTAAAGCAGACCGCACACCTACTCGCAATGAGAATAAGGTAACGACGCCTGCCAAACCGAAACGCGTTGTTCGTACAGGGCCTCCAAGCCTATTCGTTTTAGACACTAACGTCTTAATGCATGACCCTAGCTCATTGTTCCGCTTCTCAGAGCACGACCTATTCTTGCCTATGACCACTCTCGAAGAGTTGGATAACCATAAAAAAGGCATGACCGAAGTAGCCCGAAACGCTCGTACCGTCAGTCGCTCCCTAGATCAACTGGTTGCCGGCACCAGCGGCACATTGGACGAAGGGATTCCACTGAACAAGCTTGGCAACCAAGATGTTTCAGGTCGTCTCTTCTTCCAAACAAAACTATCTACTCAAGCATTGCCTGAAGGACTTCCTGAAGGCAAAGGCGACAACATGATCTTGGCGGTAGTGAGTGAGTTGCAAAAGACTCGTAATGGCCAAGAAGTGGTGCTGGTGTCCAAAGACATCAACATGCGCATTAAAGCGCGTGCACTTGGTCTACCTGCCGAAGATTATTTCAATGACCAGGTATTAGAAGATCGTGACTTGATGTACTCCGGAGTCATGGCTCTATCAGCAGACTTCTGGCCAAAGCATGGCAAAGATATGGAAAGTTGGTCAGACTCCAAGTCTGGCACGATGTTCTATAGGGTGACTGGTCCTGCTGTACCAAGTATGCTGGTAAATCAATTTGTGTACCAAGAGAATCCCGATGGCTCCACACCTTTCTATGCACACGTCAGGGAAATCAATGGCAAAACTGCCCTCTTGCAAACTCTCAGAGACTTCTCGCACCAGAAAAACAATGTCTGGGGGGTGACCGCTCGAAACCGCGAGCAAAACTTTGCAATGAACTTGCTCATGAATCCAGACGTAGATTTTGTGACCTTATTAGGTCAAGCGGGTACAGGCAAAACCTTGCTGGCATTGGCGGCAGGCCTTGAGCAGGTATTGGATAGTAAGCGCTATAACGAGATCATCATTACTCGCGCTACCGTTCCCGTTGGCGAAGACATTGGCTTCCTACCAGGAACCGAAGAAGAAAAAATGCAGCCATGGATGGGTGCATTTGACGACAATTTAGAAGTTCTCCAACGCAACGATGATGCCGGTGAATGGGGTCGGGCTGCAACTCAAGAATTGATCCGCTCACGCATCAAGGTAAAGAGCATGAACTTCATGCGCGGCAGAACCTTCGTTAGCAAGTTTGTCATCATTGATGAAGCGCAGAACTTAACGCCTAAGCAAATGAAAACCCTAGTCACCCGCGCGGGCCCAGGAACCAAGATTATTTGTCTAGGCAATATTGCGCAGATTGATACGCCCTACTTAACTGAAGGCTCATCCGGCCTAACCTATGTAGTCGATCGCTTTAAGGGTTGGCGTCATGGTGGCCATGTCACCCTTGCGCGCGGTGAGCGCTCACGTTTAGCGGATCATGCTGCAGACGCACTCTAA
- a CDS encoding peroxiredoxin produces the protein MTVAIGQTMPECAIPATSGLTFSPASAKGKKLVLYFYPKDMTPGCTAESGEFRDNIDAFTKTNTLVVGVSRDSLKSHDNFRSKLGLPFELVADTEEKLCQIFGVMKMKNMYGKQVRGVERSTFLFDSSGKLVKEWRGLKVPGHVTEVLQAAQATE, from the coding sequence ATGACAGTAGCAATCGGTCAAACTATGCCAGAGTGCGCCATCCCAGCAACATCGGGACTGACTTTTTCTCCAGCTTCGGCCAAAGGTAAAAAACTGGTTCTTTACTTTTATCCAAAAGATATGACTCCTGGCTGCACAGCAGAGTCTGGTGAATTTCGCGACAACATTGACGCCTTCACCAAAACCAACACGCTAGTAGTTGGAGTTTCCCGAGACAGCCTCAAGTCTCACGATAACTTTCGCAGTAAATTGGGCCTACCCTTTGAGCTTGTTGCTGATACCGAAGAAAAACTCTGCCAAATCTTTGGTGTCATGAAAATGAAGAATATGTACGGCAAGCAGGTCCGCGGCGTTGAGCGGAGCACCTTCCTCTTTGACTCCTCTGGCAAGCTGGTAAAAGAGTGGCGCGGCCTTAAGGTTCCAGGCCATGTGACAGAGGTATTACAAGCAGCCCAAGCTACTGAATAA
- a CDS encoding polysaccharide deacetylase family protein, with protein MAKIALKVDVDTLRGTKEGVPNLARTLGRFGLQATFLFSLGPDHTGWALKRVFRPGFLKKVSRTSVVEHYGIKTLLYGVLIPGPDIGKKAAAEMRAIDKAGHETGIHTWDHVAWQDAVRTQDSKWTKAMMQKSWDRFVEIFGHAPVTYGAAGWQMNEAAFEQLDQWGITHSSDGRAKPNLMPYRLALPNGKAKHVQYPTTLPTFDELIGIDGADEFGAVKKLLEITQSNPNDQVFTLHAELEGQKLLPAFEQLLAGWLNQGHDLVTMGELHQSWKDTNQLDKIAVLPLTWGEIPNRSGELIIQNN; from the coding sequence ATGGCTAAGATCGCTCTCAAGGTAGATGTTGACACCCTACGCGGCACCAAAGAAGGCGTACCCAATCTCGCTCGCACCCTTGGGCGCTTTGGACTTCAGGCAACCTTCTTATTTAGCCTAGGCCCTGACCATACCGGCTGGGCTTTAAAGCGAGTTTTTCGTCCAGGCTTTCTAAAAAAAGTTAGTCGTACTTCTGTCGTAGAACACTACGGTATCAAAACTTTGCTCTATGGTGTACTTATCCCCGGACCAGACATTGGCAAAAAAGCTGCTGCAGAAATGCGTGCGATTGACAAAGCCGGTCATGAAACCGGCATCCACACTTGGGACCATGTTGCGTGGCAAGACGCAGTTCGCACTCAAGACTCTAAATGGACTAAAGCGATGATGCAAAAAAGCTGGGATCGCTTTGTAGAAATCTTTGGTCATGCACCCGTGACTTATGGCGCAGCTGGTTGGCAAATGAATGAAGCTGCTTTTGAGCAACTCGATCAATGGGGCATTACCCATTCTTCCGATGGCAGAGCCAAACCTAATCTGATGCCTTATCGATTGGCCTTACCCAATGGCAAAGCAAAGCATGTGCAATACCCAACCACGCTGCCAACCTTTGATGAGCTCATTGGCATTGATGGCGCAGATGAGTTTGGCGCAGTCAAAAAACTCTTGGAAATCACCCAGAGCAATCCCAATGATCAAGTCTTCACCTTGCATGCCGAGCTTGAGGGTCAAAAGCTACTGCCTGCATTTGAACAACTATTGGCTGGATGGCTAAATCAAGGGCACGACCTTGTCACTATGGGTGAGTTACATCAATCCTGGAAAGACACCAATCAACTCGATAAAATAGCTGTGTTACCGCTGACCTGGGGTGAAATACCCAATCGTAGTGGCGAACTGATTATTCAGAATAATTAA
- a CDS encoding bifunctional UDP-4-keto-pentose/UDP-xylose synthase, producing the protein MKKVLILGVNGFIGHHLSKRILETTDWDVYGMDMQNDRLGDLINHPRMHFFEGDITINKEWVEYHIRKCDVILPLVAIATPATYVQQPLKVFELDFEANLPIVRSAVKYKKHLVFPSTSEVYGMCEDAEFDPAKSNMVYGPINKPRWIYACSKQLMDRVIWGYGMEGLRFTLFRPFNWIGPGLDSIYTPKEGSSRVVTQFLGHIVRGEPINLVDGGAQKRAFTYVDDGIDALMCIIDNKDGVANGKIYNIGNPKNNHSVRELANQMLEIARSIPEYAKTANEVKIVETTSGAYYGEGYQDVQNRVPAIDNTMSELDWKPTTTMTDALKNIFEAYRQDVEKARSLVDKE; encoded by the coding sequence ATGAAAAAAGTACTCATTCTTGGTGTTAACGGTTTTATTGGCCACCACCTTTCCAAGCGCATTCTTGAGACAACCGATTGGGATGTCTATGGCATGGATATGCAAAATGATCGCTTAGGTGATCTCATCAACCATCCACGTATGCACTTTTTTGAAGGTGATATCACCATCAATAAAGAATGGGTTGAATATCACATTCGTAAATGCGACGTTATCTTGCCTTTGGTTGCGATTGCCACTCCAGCAACTTATGTTCAGCAGCCATTAAAAGTATTTGAACTCGACTTTGAGGCTAATCTTCCCATCGTTCGCTCTGCCGTTAAATACAAAAAACATTTAGTATTCCCGTCCACCTCTGAAGTTTATGGCATGTGTGAGGATGCCGAATTCGATCCCGCTAAATCAAATATGGTTTACGGTCCGATCAATAAGCCACGTTGGATCTATGCCTGCTCTAAACAGCTTATGGATCGTGTGATCTGGGGTTATGGCATGGAAGGCTTGCGCTTCACCCTCTTCCGCCCGTTTAACTGGATCGGCCCTGGTCTTGACAGTATCTACACACCCAAAGAGGGCTCATCCCGCGTGGTAACCCAGTTCTTAGGCCACATTGTTCGTGGCGAACCAATCAATTTAGTCGATGGTGGCGCGCAGAAACGCGCCTTCACTTACGTAGATGATGGTATTGATGCATTGATGTGCATCATCGATAACAAAGATGGTGTTGCTAACGGCAAGATTTATAACATTGGTAACCCGAAAAACAATCACTCCGTTCGTGAACTAGCGAATCAAATGCTCGAGATTGCCCGTAGCATTCCTGAATATGCCAAGACTGCAAACGAAGTCAAGATTGTTGAAACTACTTCTGGCGCGTACTACGGAGAAGGCTACCAAGACGTACAAAACCGCGTGCCTGCAATCGATAACACTATGAGTGAATTAGATTGGAAACCAACGACTACGATGACTGATGCTCTCAAGAATATTTTCGAAGCCTATCGCCAGGATGTAGAAAAAGCACGCTCTTTAGTTGATAAAGAATAA
- a CDS encoding formyltransferase, producing MHAVVFAYHDVGVNCLKALLAAGIQVDLVVTHQDDPHENVWFASVAKLCADQHIPYITPSANDLDALIPKLQALAPDYIFSFYYRHMIPAQILACAKITALNMHGSLLPKYRGRAPVNWAILHGETETGATLHIMETKPDAGDIVGQASVSIGPDETATDVFGKVSQAAVKVITEALPKLIQGKVPRKPNELQKGSYFGGRKPSDGQIHWHQKAIQVHNLVRAVAPPYPGAFTYHQGQTMIVARTSLKGLFPSNLDLGVQGIQVVDNRVFGICGDGQAVEILEWFPANK from the coding sequence TTGCACGCAGTCGTCTTCGCTTATCACGATGTTGGTGTCAATTGCCTTAAAGCCTTATTAGCTGCAGGCATCCAAGTTGATCTAGTTGTTACCCATCAAGATGATCCTCATGAGAATGTTTGGTTTGCTAGTGTTGCCAAACTGTGTGCTGATCAACATATTCCATACATTACGCCTAGTGCGAATGATTTAGACGCCCTGATTCCAAAATTACAAGCACTGGCACCGGATTACATTTTTTCTTTTTACTATCGCCATATGATCCCCGCGCAAATTTTGGCTTGCGCGAAGATTACTGCGCTAAATATGCACGGCTCACTTCTACCAAAGTACCGTGGCCGCGCGCCAGTAAACTGGGCAATCTTGCATGGAGAAACTGAAACAGGCGCCACCTTGCACATCATGGAAACCAAACCAGATGCCGGCGATATTGTTGGGCAAGCTTCAGTTAGCATTGGCCCGGATGAGACGGCTACTGATGTATTTGGCAAGGTAAGTCAAGCAGCAGTAAAAGTCATCACCGAAGCGCTGCCGAAGCTCATTCAGGGCAAAGTACCCCGCAAGCCCAATGAGCTCCAAAAAGGCAGTTATTTTGGTGGCAGGAAGCCCTCTGACGGGCAAATTCATTGGCATCAGAAGGCAATTCAGGTCCACAATCTAGTGAGAGCCGTTGCACCCCCTTATCCAGGCGCCTTTACGTATCACCAGGGGCAGACAATGATTGTGGCCCGCACAAGCTTGAAGGGGCTATTCCCAAGCAATCTGGATCTTGGCGTTCAGGGCATCCAAGTGGTTGATAATCGGGTATTCGGCATTTGCGGTGACGGCCAGGCAGTTGAAATCCTGGAATGGTTCCCAGCCAACAAATAA
- a CDS encoding glycosyltransferase: protein MTANLVANPKLSIVIPVYNEEDGLQALFDRLYPSLDGLAAKRNISYEVVFVNDGSKDRSAGILAKQVEQRPDVTRAVLFHSNFGQHMAIMAGFEYAKGEFVITLDADLQNPPEEIDALTEQLLKGHDYVGTIRADRRDSFFRKFASRAMNGLRENITRITMTDQGCMLRGYNRRIVDLVRQCDENNTFIPALAYTFAANPIEITVKHEERFAGESKYSLYQLIRLNFDLVTGFSIMPLQIFSILGMLLSLAAGSLFIYLLVRRFVLGAEVEGVFTLFALTFFLIGVMLFGLGLLGEYIGRIYQQIRNRPRYVVQTVLEKK, encoded by the coding sequence ATGACTGCAAATTTAGTTGCCAACCCAAAGCTCAGCATTGTTATTCCCGTCTATAACGAGGAAGACGGTCTTCAAGCCCTCTTTGATCGCCTCTATCCATCCTTAGATGGGCTGGCGGCTAAACGCAATATTTCCTATGAAGTCGTTTTTGTAAATGACGGCAGCAAAGATCGTTCTGCTGGTATTTTGGCTAAACAAGTTGAGCAACGTCCTGACGTGACGCGCGCCGTTTTATTTCACAGCAACTTTGGTCAACATATGGCCATCATGGCTGGATTTGAATACGCCAAGGGTGAATTTGTTATTACTTTGGATGCAGATTTACAAAATCCCCCCGAAGAGATTGATGCCCTGACGGAGCAGTTATTAAAGGGCCATGATTACGTTGGCACCATTCGTGCGGATCGTCGTGACAGCTTCTTCAGAAAATTTGCTTCACGCGCTATGAACGGTTTACGCGAAAACATTACTCGAATCACGATGACTGATCAAGGTTGCATGTTACGGGGCTATAACCGCCGCATCGTTGACTTAGTACGCCAATGCGATGAGAACAACACCTTTATTCCCGCGCTGGCTTATACCTTTGCTGCTAACCCCATTGAAATCACCGTCAAACACGAAGAGCGTTTTGCTGGCGAGTCTAAATATAGCCTCTATCAACTGATTCGCTTGAACTTTGATTTAGTGACTGGATTCTCCATCATGCCTTTACAGATCTTCTCAATTCTAGGTATGTTGCTATCGCTCGCTGCAGGCAGCCTATTCATCTACTTACTGGTACGCCGGTTTGTACTGGGCGCCGAGGTTGAGGGAGTATTCACCCTCTTTGCGCTGACTTTCTTCCTGATTGGCGTTATGCTCTTTGGCCTTGGTCTCCTCGGTGAATACATCGGCCGCATCTATCAACAAATCCGCAATCGCCCACGTTACGTTGTGCAAACTGTTTTAGAGAAAAAATAA
- a CDS encoding DegT/DnrJ/EryC1/StrS aminotransferase family protein, with product MSNNPSFIPFTRPSFNQETIDAVADVLRSGWVTSGPKLAEFEATLSEYFGGRPVRCFANGTATMKIALQVAGIGPGDEVITTPISWVATSNVILGVGAKPVFVDIDPVTRNIDLHKVTAAITSKTRAIMPVYLAGLPVDMDRLYAIAKQHHLRVIEDAAQAFGSQWKGQKIGSFGDLVSFSFQANKNLTTVEGGCLVLNDDCEAKLAEKFRLQGLTRQGIDGMDVDVLGGKDNLTDVNAVIGLQQLKQLPAYQTRRAVLARQYFDAIRAELKSAELEALKLELPVENFTDSNWHMFQVVLPLEQLACDRALVMTELKDLGIGTGVHYPAITGFSLYKNQGYKISDTPIAARIGRSILTLPLFPSMADEDIGRIASGLVGILKKHSKN from the coding sequence ATGTCAAATAACCCTTCATTTATACCCTTCACGCGCCCAAGCTTTAATCAAGAAACCATTGATGCTGTTGCAGATGTCTTGCGTTCTGGTTGGGTGACCTCAGGACCGAAGTTGGCAGAGTTTGAAGCAACTCTCAGTGAATACTTTGGTGGTCGTCCTGTGCGTTGTTTTGCCAATGGCACAGCAACGATGAAGATTGCATTACAAGTTGCTGGTATTGGCCCAGGTGATGAAGTCATCACCACACCGATTTCTTGGGTGGCAACATCCAATGTTATTTTGGGAGTTGGCGCTAAACCTGTCTTTGTGGATATTGATCCTGTTACACGCAATATAGATCTTCATAAAGTCACTGCTGCAATCACATCCAAGACTCGCGCCATCATGCCGGTGTATTTGGCTGGCTTACCCGTAGACATGGATCGACTCTATGCAATCGCGAAGCAACATCATCTGCGTGTGATTGAAGATGCAGCTCAAGCCTTCGGCTCTCAGTGGAAGGGTCAGAAGATTGGAAGCTTCGGCGACCTCGTAAGCTTTAGCTTTCAAGCCAATAAGAATCTCACGACTGTAGAGGGTGGCTGCCTAGTTTTAAATGATGACTGCGAAGCCAAACTTGCTGAAAAATTTCGCCTTCAAGGATTAACTCGCCAAGGCATCGATGGAATGGATGTTGATGTACTCGGTGGCAAAGATAATTTGACCGATGTGAATGCGGTCATTGGCTTGCAACAGCTAAAACAATTGCCTGCATATCAAACACGTCGCGCAGTACTCGCTCGTCAATATTTTGATGCCATTCGTGCGGAACTCAAATCTGCCGAATTGGAGGCGCTCAAATTAGAACTGCCGGTTGAAAACTTCACTGATAGTAATTGGCATATGTTTCAGGTAGTGCTGCCACTGGAGCAATTGGCTTGTGATCGCGCTCTAGTGATGACCGAATTAAAAGATCTTGGCATTGGTACAGGAGTGCACTACCCTGCTATTACCGGCTTTAGTCTTTACAAAAATCAAGGCTACAAAATAAGTGATACCCCAATTGCTGCGCGTATTGGTCGCTCTATTTTGACCCTCCCACTCTTCCCCAGCATGGCAGACGAAGATATTGGCCGCATAGCCAGTGGATTGGTCGGAATCCTCAAGAAACACTCCAAAAACTAG